The Nocardia sp. NBC_01329 sequence CTTCATCGCGCCCCCGGGTAGGGCACATCGAACATGGGATGAGGGGCGACCTGCGGATGACTCCGTCGAGTGGACGAAGGTTCCGGTGGTGCAGCCTGGTCCGGGCGGTTCCACGGCGAGTAGCATCGGGCACCGCGGCCAGGTGTCGCGGTAAGTGGAATACGCCGAGGACGGACGGTGGGTGCGCGGTGGCCGAGGACATCGGTAGCGCCGTCGGGGATGTCGACGATGAGACGCCGACAATGAGTTGCCCACCGGAGAGTTCGAAATCGGTGGCCGTCGCCGAGTTCGAGCGACAGCGGTCACGGATATTCGGGCTGGCGTACCGGATGCTCGGGTCTGCCACGGACGCCGAAGATATCGTTCAAGACGCTTTTCTGCGATGGCACGGCACCGAACCCGGCATGGTCCAGGATCCGGCTGCATGGTTGGTGAAGGTCACCACCAACCTGTGCTGGAACCGTCTGGGTTCGGCGGCCAGTCGGCGTGAACGGTATGTCGGGCAGTGGTTGCCGGAACCGGTGATGACCCCCGACAGCGCGCTGGGCCCCTTGGAAGCGGTCGAGCAGCGCGACACCGTTTCGCTGGGCTTTCTCGTGCTCGCCGAGCGGCTCACGCCGCAGGAGCGTGCAGTGTTCGTGCTGCGTGAGGCCTTCGGGTACAGCCATCGTGAGGTGGCCGAGTTGATCGAGCTGTCGCCGGCGAACTGCCGCCAGTTGCACAGTCGTGCGCGCAAGAGGGTTGCTGCCGCCGACCTGTCACTGGAGATGGCCGACTCCTCCGGCACCAGGGCCCTGGTCGAGCGGTTCCTCGACGCCGCCCGCAGCGGTGACCTCGCGGGTCTGGAGCGCATGCTGGCCGACGATGTCATATCGGTGGCCGACGGCGGTGGCGCCTCGGCTGTCGCCCGGCTGCCGGTACGT is a genomic window containing:
- a CDS encoding RNA polymerase sigma-70 factor, with the translated sequence MVWSQQSWAAVSPASVSGRRTALAGRLGEQKVDQFGHILEDGASAAGPAAARATGAERPARSGMELTELARLRRDTRDHAERVEPELDEYLDTSPDIEPPARFPPSSRPRVGHIEHGMRGDLRMTPSSGRRFRWCSLVRAVPRRVASGTAARCRGKWNTPRTDGGCAVAEDIGSAVGDVDDETPTMSCPPESSKSVAVAEFERQRSRIFGLAYRMLGSATDAEDIVQDAFLRWHGTEPGMVQDPAAWLVKVTTNLCWNRLGSAASRRERYVGQWLPEPVMTPDSALGPLEAVEQRDTVSLGFLVLAERLTPQERAVFVLREAFGYSHREVAELIELSPANCRQLHSRARKRVAAADLSLEMADSSGTRALVERFLDAARSGDLAGLERMLADDVISVADGGGASAVARLPVRGADKVARYLATATRRYGEGLTLAVREVNGMPAVLARNGSMLVGVLVPEIVDGRISCIRIVANPDKLRFLGAQADRLSHSGELSGSW